From Scomber scombrus chromosome 21, fScoSco1.1, whole genome shotgun sequence, one genomic window encodes:
- the LOC134003519 gene encoding GTPase IMAP family member 7-like: MECKCDPDDAVWWLNTNSTQMGAFTVVGYLLYRFSQTLPVLIRWPIRLFCSLTGLSALWGWVSHLVGTLRGIQSLCKWLSQIWRFIVGFISKCKWLVAAIKAITGSTSDGPLETDQSSSSGPMKPGLRLILLGPAGGGRTSLADTLLGCIAAPTVEPLMESTRRSTVVNSREVAVIDTPDLLGTSLGDDKRAKEALRSLQLAGPGPNAFLLVIRAPGCSMEIDQDAAQAIRATLELFGDGVLGYIIPVLTHADRLGQRHTVEKLLDVDAGGLKKAVSLCGQRPEVVDSRSDRPPEVQSVIRRELVGRVVEMKELMGHFVHELQKREDCVREELLADMASALAGKLGHM; encoded by the exons ATGGAGTGTAAATGTGACCCTGATGATGCAG TCTGGTGGCTGAACACCAACAGCACCCAGATGGGAGCTTTCACCGTGGTGGGATATCTCCTCTACAGATTCTCACAGA CCCTCCCTGTTCTGATCCGATGGCCGATTCGTCTCTTCTGCTCTTTAACTG GTTTGTCAGCTCTTTGGGGCTGGGTGAGCCATCTAGTGGGAACCCTCCGTG GAATCCAGAGCCTGTGCAAATGGCTGTCTCAAATTTGGCGGTTTATCGTAG GATTTATTTCAAAGTGCAAATGGTTGGTTGCTGCCATCAAAGCCATCACAG GATCAACCAGTGACGGACCTTTGGAGACAgatcagagcagcagcagcggtcCAATGAAACCTGGCCTGAGATTGATCCTCCTGGGGCCCGCCGGTGGAGGACGGACCTCCCTGGCAGACACTTTGTTGGGCTGCATTGCAGCGCCAACTGTGGAACCCCTGATGGAGAGTACCAGGAGAAGTACAGTAGTGAACAGTAGAGAGGTTGCAGTGATTGACACCCCAGATCTTTTGGGGACATCGCTGGGAGACGATAAGAGAGCTAAAGAAGCTCTGAGGAGCCTTCAGCTTGCTGGTCCCGGACCAAACGCCTTCCTGCTGGTGATCCGGGCGCCAGGCTGCAGCATGGAGATTGACCAGGATGCCGCTCAGGCAATCCGAGCCACCCTGGAACTGTTTGGAGATGGAGTCTTGGGATATATCATCCCTGTGCTCACACATGCAGACCGTCTGGGTCAAAGGCATACTGTAGAGAAACTGCTGGATGTTGACGCTGGGGGTCTGAAAAAGGCTGTGTCTCTATGCGGCCAGAGGCCTGAGGTGGTGGACAGCAGGTCAGATCGGCCCCCAGAGGTGCAGAGCGTGATCCGCAGGGAGCTGGTGGGACGTGTGGTGGAGATGAAGGAACTGATGGGGCATTTCGTCCACGAGCTGCAGAAAAGGGAGGACTGCGTCAGGGAGGAGCTGCTGGCTGACATGGCCTCTGCACTGGCTGGAAAACTGGGACATATGTAA
- the xrcc6 gene encoding X-ray repair cross-complementing protein 6, with translation MAEWNAYYRNENEEEEQEEGEESGGDYKSTGRDSLVFLVDASKEMFVKGEDGQPSNFDMTMQVVRSVYSSKIISSYRDLVALVFYGTEQSKNPRNSFKHVYVYHNLDEPGAKRVQDVDALRGGKGATLAAETMGSGETSLGDALWCCANLYSDIKLRLSHKRLMIFTCRDDPHGGDSTKDRQARTKASDLKETGVVIDLMHLMKPGGFDVSLFFCDIVNPPEDESELGLQLEPCDKLEDLQKRVRAREQKKRAMARLNLCLGEGMNIAVGMYASAVTARKPAPIRLYRETNEPVRSKTRTFHTQTGSLLLPSDIKKAQTYGKKQIVMERDEVDAIKKFEDPGFFLIGFKPMEKLKLHHHIRPAVFIYPEEDEVKGSACLFSALLTKCSEKNVFALCRCTSRRNYPPRFVALVPQREHVDEGKVQITPPGFNAIYLPYADDLRTMDPPQFPSASQMQVDKMKEIVTKLRFKYRSDAFENPVIQQHYRNLEALALDMMAPEDIEDLIMPKVDQINNRLGPLTDEFKDLVYPPGYNPENKPAAKRKTDDAGGRAEKKAKVELPEDELRAHVQNGTLGKLTVPVLKDACKQFGVRTTGTKKQELIDALIAQLAP, from the exons gtGATTACAAGAGCACCGGGAGAGACAGTTTGGTGTTCTTGGTGGATGCCTCCAAGGAAATGTTCGTCAAAGGAGAAGATGGACAGCCGTCTAACTTTGATATGACCATGCAG GTTGTGCGCAGTGTGTACTCCAGTAAGATCATCAGTAGTTACAGGGACTTGGTGGCTCTGGTGTTTTATGGTACAGAGCAGAGCAAGAACCCCAGAAACTCCTTCAAGCACGTCTACGTGTACCACAACCTCGATGAACCTG GTGCAAAGAGAGTGCAGGATGTGGACGCCCTACGCGGGGGAAAAGGCGCCACGCTCGCGGCAGAGACAATGGGCAGCGGGGAGACGTCGTTGGGTGACGCCCTGTGGTGCTGCGCCAACCTCTACAGCGACATCAAGCTACGCCTATCACACAAGCGGCTAATGATCTTCACCTGCAGGGACGACCCACATGGAGGCGACAGCACGAAGGACCGGCAGGCTCGCACCAAGGCCAGCGACCTCAAAGAGACGG GTGTCGTCATAGATTTAATGCACCTGATGAAACCAGGCGGCTTCGACGTCTCGCTCTTCTTTTGCGACATCGTGAATCCGCCGGAGGATGAGAGTGAGTTGGGGCTGCAGCTGGAGCCTTGTGACAAACTGGAGGACCTCCAGAAGAGGGTTCGGGCcagagagcagaagaagagagcAATGGCCAG GCTTAATCTGTGTCTTGGTGAGGGCATGAACATAGCAGTGGGAATGTATGCAAGTGCTGTTACTGCTCGGAAACCAGCTCCAATCAGACTGTACAGAGAAACCAACGAGCCAGTCCGCAGCAAAACCCGCACCTTCCACACCCAGACTGGCAGCCTGCTACTGCCCAGCGACATAAAGAAAGCCCAG ACGTATGGTAAGAAACAGATCGTGATGGAGCGAGACGAGGTGGACGCCATCAAGAAGTTTGAAGATCCTGGATTTTTCCTGATTGGATTCAAACCCATGGAGAAGCTCAAACTGCACCATCACATCCGGCCCGCTGTCTTCATCTACCCCGAGGAGGACGAAGTGAAAG GCAGCGCGTGTCTGTTCTCTGCCCTGCTGACCAAGTGCAGCGAGAAGAACGTGTTCGCTCTGTGCCGCTGCACCTCCCGCAGAAACTACCCTCCTCGATTCGTCGCCCTGGTGCCTCAGAGAGAGCACGTCGACGAGGGGAAAGTGCAGATTACGCCGCCAG GTTTCAACGCCATCTACCTGCCCTATGCTGACGACTTGAGGACTATGGACCCCCCCCAGTTCCCAAGTGCGTCACAAATGCAGGTGGACAAGATGAAGGAGATTGTCACCAAGCTCCGATTCAAATACAG GAGTGATGCTTTTGAGAATCCGGTCATCCAGCAGCATTACAGGAACTTGGAGGCCTTGGCTCTGGATATGATGGCTCCAGAAGACATAGAAGACCTCATCA tgCCAAAGGTGGACCAGATTAACAACCGCCTGGGTCCCCTGACTGACGAGTTTAAAGATCTGGTCTACCCTCCCGGCTACAACCCAGAGAACAAACCAGCTGCCAAACGCAAAACAG atgatgctggaggcagGGCGGAGAAGAAGGCCAAAGTGGAGCTGCCAGAAGACGAGCTGAGGGCCCACGTGCAGAACGGCACCCTGGGAAAGCTGACCGTGCCTGTGCTGAAGGACGCCTGTAAGCAGTTTGGGGTTCGGACCACCGGCACTAAGAAGCAGGAGCTGATAGATGCTCTGATTGCCCAACTGGCACCGTGA